From the Maniola jurtina chromosome Z, ilManJurt1.1, whole genome shotgun sequence genome, one window contains:
- the LOC123880147 gene encoding uncharacterized protein LOC123880147, whose translation MSLRFYCFMLSILLVKFLGFVLNLLNKRRDGKMSNYNNYRSKLILNMVNNSKNSSDRDQVCNQDGKHDLNLCLQLDQYQEHYIETPVYMDLDVITTVSEAASYECPDTKKSSDHVQVCDQEATHDSLCLKLSQCQELDGETPVMDLNVITTAAQQIDVDSVDPETKSSNRRNNTPAYSFVDAEQVLSDSDPFAQSDCSENDPCYIPESETSHYSDSEPEIVQREQENLRNSSQDLQEVENSNSETVENINSQENNTLTRKRKCEPQTWKRNRNKILRLEGKEHTSQSGKKVRAKAVKEVLCKCHYKCNDTFTLNDRQKIFADFLTLKEDRAKWAFINSSVRKELPKRRYKSKDSSSMAVDVPDKRNYTHVYFLTLNNKAHQVCKMFFLGTLDISAKKVETALKKKMDSGVTEHDKRGLNPAPNKISEERKDIIRDHIKSLPVVDSHYCRSSSMRKYLPSGLTENRLYQDYIKYCEENGALPVSSYYYKHIFTTEFNYGFHRPKKDQCDYCAQFKNKSPEEKLQEQSNYDLHLIRKTEAREQKREDKARAKTDPTFRAYTMDLEKILLTPQLEIGQLYYKRKLKTYNFTIYDLAKGTAINYMWHETNGTKGASEIATCIWNLLSELPPEVTEVTFYSDTASGQNRNHIISAMFIRALCSFPNLKIINQKFMESGHSEMECDSVHSAIESRGRKINIFVPDGWYTVARTAKTTRPSYVVKEMEFSQFLDFKSYSQKLITNKNKGDNGIMKWLLVKWLQYRREEPMHIYYKTQLSQIEFERLFIRLKSTRNNEEILASEVANLYTCGLKIDAKKLKDLQDLCKKGTIPTSYHEYYMNLIASGDDIDVTEDD comes from the exons CGATTTTACTGTTTTATGTTGTCTATTTTGCTTGTTAAGTTTCTTGGATTTGTATTAAATCTATTGAACAAAAGACGAGACGGCAAAATGTccaactataataattatcgcTCAAAGTTAATATTGAACATGGTAAACAATTCCAAGAACTCGAGTGATCGTGATCAAGTATGTAATCAAGACGGCAAGCATGACTTAAATTTGTGCCTGCAGCTCGATCAGTACCAAGAACATTACATTGAAACCCCTGTCTACATGGATCTGGATGTAATCACAACTG TAAGCGAAGCAGCTTCTTATGAATGTCCTGATACAAAGAAGTCAAGTGACCATGTTCAAGTATGTGATCAAGAAGCCACACATGACTCTTTGTGCCTGAAACTTAGTCAGTGCCAAGAACTTGACGGTGAAACCCCTGTCATGGATCTGAATGTAATTACTACTG CTGCACAGCAGATTGATGTAGATTCAGTTGATCCAGAAACAAAAAGCTCAAACAGACGTAATAATACTCCAGCTTACTCTTTTGTAGATGCTGAACAAGTATTATCAGATTCTGACCCTTTCGCTCAATCAGATTGTTCAGAAAATGATCCATGTTATATACCAGAATCAGAAACTTCACATTACAGTGATAGTGAACCTGAAATAGTACAAAGAGAACAAGAGAATTTAAGAAATAGTAGCCAAGATCTTCAAGAGGTTGAAAATAGTAATAGTGAAACAGTGGAAAACATAAACAGCCAAGAAAATAATACCCTGACACGAAAAAGGAAATGTGAACCTCAAACATGGAAGagaaacagaaataaaatactGAGACTTGAAGGTAAAGAACATACTTCTCAGTCAGGTAAAAAAGTGAGAGCAAAAGCAGTTAAAGAAGTACTCTGTAAGTGCCATTATAAATGCAATGATACATTTACTTTGAATGATAGACAGAAAATATTTGCAGACTTTTTGACTTTAAAAGAAGATAGAGCCAAATGGGCTTTTATAAACAGCTCAGTTCGTAAAGAGCTACCAAAAAGAAGATACAAGTCAAAAGACTCTAGTTCAATGGCAGTTGATGTTCCCGATAAGAGAAATTATACTCATGTTTACTTTTTGACATTAAATAACAAAGCTCATCAAGTATGCAAGATGTTTTTTCTTGGTACTTTAGACATATCAGCTAAAAAAGTTGAAACTGCTCTCAAAAAGAAAATGGATAGTGGTGTTACTGAGCATGACAAACGTGGATTGAACCCTGCACCAAATAAAATTTCTGAAGAACGTAAGGATATAATCCGTGATCACATCAAGTCCTTACCTGTAGTAGACTCTCACTACTGCCGAAGTTCTTCTATGCGAAAATATCTACCATCTGGCCTGACTGAAAATCGCTTGTATCAAGACTACATCAAGTATTGTGAAGAGAACGGAGCATTACCTGTAtcatcttattattataaacatatttttactaCTGAGTTCAATTATGGCTTTCATAGGCCAAAAAAAGACCAATGTGATTACTGCGcccaatttaaaaacaaatcaccAGAAGAGAAACTCCAGGAACAAAGTAACTATGACTTACATTTAATCAGAAAAACAGAAGCTAGAGAACAAAAAAGAGAAGACAAGGCAAGAGCTAAGACTGATCCAACGTTTCGTGCTTACACTATGGATTTAGAAAAAATTTTACTTACCCCGCAATTAGAGATTGGTCAACTGTATTataagagaaaattgaaaacttaTAACTTTACCATATATGATCTTGCTAAAGGCACTGCAATTAACTACATGTGGCATGAAACCAACGGTACAAAAGGAGCATCTGAGATAGCCACATGTATTTGGAATCTTCTTTCTGAACTACCACCAGAGGTGACAGAAGTAACATTTTACTCTGATACTGCTTCAGGACAAAACAGAAACCATATCATTTCTGCCATGTTCATTAGAGCACTTTGTTCATTTCCAAATCTGAAGATTATAAACCAAAAGTTCATGGAATCTGGACATTCCGAAATGGAATGTGACAGTGTTCACTCTGCCATTGAATCAAGGGGTAGAAAGATTAACATTTTTGTCCCAGATGGATGGTATACTGTAGCAAGAACGGCGAAGACCACTCGACCTTCATACGTCGTAAAGGAGATGGAATTTAGTCAATTTCTTGATTTTAAGTCATACagccaaaaattaataacaaataaaaataaaggagATAATGGAATCATGAAATGGCTTCTTGTTAAATGGCTGCAATATAGACGTGAAGAGCCCATGcatatttattacaaaactcAGTTAAGCCAAATTGAATTTGAACGACTATTTATTCGCCTCAAATCAACTCGAAATAATGAAGAAATACTAGCCTCTGAAGTAGCTAATCTGTATACGTGTGGCTTAAAAATAGATGCCAAAAAACTAAAAGATTTACAAGATCTTTGTAAAAAAGGTACAATCCCTACCTCTTACCACGAATATTACATGAACCTTATTGCTTCAGGTGATGATATTGATGTTACAGAAGATGAttga